A stretch of Lysinibacillus agricola DNA encodes these proteins:
- a CDS encoding DUF2294 domain-containing protein, with product MSKKVHEFNDIIRKLRKDIFGKGPERIHTVFVENMAVSTLYGNITPTEKFIASTPEGLKMVHAARTRMIQDLYTKSPPEGMEELMGTKLLHLFSDIKIEEDFAISVFVFEDNISD from the coding sequence ATGTCAAAAAAAGTGCATGAATTCAACGACATTATTCGAAAACTACGCAAAGATATATTTGGAAAAGGACCAGAGCGTATTCATACTGTTTTCGTCGAGAACATGGCTGTCTCAACTTTATATGGTAATATCACACCGACAGAAAAATTTATTGCGAGTACACCTGAAGGGTTAAAAATGGTTCATGCTGCACGTACAAGGATGATTCAAGATTTGTATACTAAATCACCTCCGGAAGGCATGGAAGAATTGATGGGCACTAAGTTACTCCATTTATTTTCAGATATCAAAATTGAAGAGGATTTTGCTATTTCTGTATTTGTTTTTGAAGATAATATTAGTGATTAA
- the moaC gene encoding cyclic pyranopterin monophosphate synthase MoaC, translating into MSNFTHWNEEGRPKMVDISEKTSTNRTAIARSTITLSDEVYQAIQQGGIKKGDPTQVAQIAGIIGAKKTADIIPMCHPIMLQGTDLQFDYIKAEVGYELHIQATVKCSGKTGVEMEALTAVSIAALTFYDMCKAVDKSMVIKETYLVQKTGGKSGTFVHK; encoded by the coding sequence ATGAGTAATTTTACACACTGGAACGAAGAAGGTCGTCCTAAAATGGTCGACATTTCAGAAAAAACAAGCACAAATCGTACAGCCATCGCTCGTAGTACAATCACGTTATCCGATGAGGTCTATCAAGCGATTCAACAGGGAGGCATAAAAAAAGGCGACCCTACGCAAGTGGCACAAATTGCTGGGATTATAGGTGCTAAAAAAACAGCTGATATTATCCCAATGTGTCATCCGATTATGTTACAAGGAACAGATCTTCAATTTGACTATATAAAAGCAGAAGTCGGTTACGAACTACACATTCAAGCTACGGTAAAATGTAGTGGTAAAACAGGTGTCGAAATGGAAGCACTAACTGCTGTATCCATTGCCGCACTGACTTTTTATGATATGTGTAAAGCCGTCGACAAATCTATGGTGATTAAAGAAACATACCTTGTTCAAAAAACAGGCGGAAAAAGTGGCACTTTTGTGCATAAATAA
- the moaA gene encoding GTP 3',8-cyclase MoaA — MTNLQDQLHRPLRDLRISVTDRCNFRCQYCMPAEVFGPDYAFLPSDKILSFEEIERLVKIFVSLGVKKVRITGGEPLLRRDLPKLIERIHRIAGVEDIALTTNGTLLKKYANELARAGLSRVAVSLDSLNEERFFEMNGHRGKVKTVLEGIEKAAEAGLQVKINMVVQKGKNEQDIVSMAEFFKEKQHILRFIEYMDVGNSNGWRLDDVVSKKEIIDQVHQFSPLHPVDPNYKGEVATRYQYEDAQGEIGVISSVTDSFCSTCSRARISAEGTLYTCLFATEGMNLRELLRSGKDDETITQSISNVWENRKDRYSDERNEQTMKKRKNSKIEMSHIGG; from the coding sequence ATTACTAATCTACAAGACCAACTACACAGACCATTAAGAGATTTAAGGATATCAGTGACAGACCGTTGTAATTTTCGTTGTCAATATTGCATGCCTGCAGAAGTATTTGGTCCAGATTATGCTTTTTTACCATCCGATAAAATATTGAGCTTTGAAGAAATCGAACGATTAGTAAAGATCTTCGTTTCATTAGGTGTGAAAAAAGTACGCATTACTGGTGGTGAGCCTTTACTACGTCGTGATCTGCCGAAATTAATTGAACGCATTCATCGCATAGCTGGAGTAGAGGATATTGCTTTAACGACCAATGGCACTTTATTGAAAAAATATGCAAATGAATTGGCGAGAGCAGGTTTATCACGAGTAGCTGTTAGCCTAGATTCTCTAAATGAAGAACGTTTTTTCGAGATGAATGGCCATCGAGGAAAAGTGAAAACGGTATTAGAAGGTATAGAAAAAGCGGCAGAAGCAGGCTTACAAGTAAAGATCAATATGGTTGTTCAAAAAGGAAAAAATGAGCAAGATATCGTTTCGATGGCAGAATTTTTTAAAGAGAAACAGCATATTCTTCGTTTTATTGAATATATGGATGTCGGTAATTCGAATGGGTGGCGGCTAGATGACGTTGTGTCGAAGAAAGAAATCATTGACCAAGTTCATCAATTTTCCCCATTACATCCAGTTGACCCTAATTATAAAGGGGAAGTGGCTACGCGTTATCAATATGAGGATGCTCAGGGCGAAATCGGCGTGATATCATCTGTAACAGATTCATTTTGCTCAACTTGTTCGCGTGCTCGTATTTCGGCAGAAGGAACATTATATACGTGTTTATTTGCAACAGAGGGAATGAATCTACGAGAATTGTTAAGGTCTGGGAAAGATGATGAAACCATCACTCAAAGCATTTCGAATGTTTGGGAAAATAGAAAAGACCGCTATTCCGATGAACGGAATGAACAGACAATGAAAAAAAGGAAAAACTCAAAAATTGAAATGTCACACATCGGTGGATAG
- the glp gene encoding molybdopterin molybdotransferase MoeA → MLEKRKPIAVAEAVQRVMEFAFQEKIEIVSLQQAHGRFLAEDVAADQDVPAFDRSPYDGYAIRSVDSQEACSVNPVTFKVVGEIGAGFVFEREVSYREAVRIMTGAPIPKGCDAVVMLELTHTFEEDNQPYMSIKRSYETGTNISYKGEDVQKGAILIEKGQYINPGVVALLATFGYDQVPVFRKPIVGVIATGSELLEPSDALQPGKIRNSNAYMIMAQIERAGATVQYFGKFSDDLNLCIQAVEKALEEVDILITTGGVSVGDYDYLPAIYEAIDAQVLFNKVAMRPGSVTTVAARNGQLLFGLSGNPSACYVGFELFTRPIIRTAFGNKQPHLRREQAVLNADFKKPNPFTRFVRANASYENGQLVAVPSGFDKSSAVSSLAEANAFIVLPGGSRGYEKGMQVVVLLLEDLQGSEWPWGNIEKSYKS, encoded by the coding sequence ATGTTAGAAAAAAGAAAACCAATTGCTGTTGCGGAAGCGGTTCAACGGGTCATGGAGTTTGCATTCCAAGAAAAAATAGAGATCGTTTCATTACAGCAAGCACATGGGCGTTTTTTAGCAGAAGATGTTGCTGCAGACCAAGATGTACCAGCTTTTGATCGTTCGCCTTATGATGGTTATGCTATTCGCTCAGTCGATAGTCAAGAGGCATGTTCAGTAAATCCAGTAACCTTTAAAGTAGTGGGGGAAATTGGCGCAGGCTTTGTATTTGAAAGAGAAGTCAGTTATCGAGAAGCGGTGCGCATTATGACAGGAGCTCCTATCCCAAAAGGATGTGATGCAGTCGTTATGCTAGAATTAACGCACACATTTGAAGAAGACAATCAACCATATATGTCGATTAAACGCTCTTATGAAACAGGAACAAATATTTCCTATAAGGGAGAGGACGTTCAAAAAGGCGCAATTCTTATTGAAAAAGGACAATATATCAATCCAGGTGTTGTCGCCTTACTAGCTACTTTTGGTTATGATCAAGTACCAGTTTTTCGAAAACCAATCGTTGGTGTTATTGCAACAGGAAGTGAATTACTAGAACCAAGTGATGCTTTGCAGCCAGGAAAAATTCGTAATAGTAATGCCTATATGATAATGGCTCAAATTGAACGTGCTGGGGCAACCGTCCAATATTTTGGTAAATTTAGCGATGATCTAAATTTATGTATTCAGGCTGTAGAAAAAGCTCTTGAGGAAGTAGATATATTGATTACTACAGGAGGAGTATCAGTAGGTGATTACGATTACTTACCTGCCATTTATGAAGCCATTGACGCACAAGTACTGTTTAATAAAGTGGCAATGAGACCAGGTAGTGTAACAACTGTTGCGGCTCGAAATGGTCAATTATTATTTGGACTTTCAGGTAATCCATCAGCTTGCTATGTTGGTTTTGAACTATTTACACGACCAATTATTCGAACGGCATTTGGTAATAAGCAACCACATCTACGTAGAGAGCAGGCTGTTTTAAATGCGGACTTTAAAAAACCGAATCCGTTTACCCGTTTTGTGCGTGCTAATGCTTCTTACGAAAACGGTCAATTAGTGGCAGTTCCTTCTGGTTTTGATAAATCTAGTGCGGTTTCTTCCTTAGCAGAAGCCAATGCTTTTATTGTATTACCAGGTGGATCACGTGGATACGAAAAAGGAATGCAAGTAGTTGTCTTATTGCTAGAAGATTTGCAAGGAAGTGAGTGGCCATGGGGCAACATCGAAAAATCTTACAAATCGTAG
- the mobA gene encoding molybdenum cofactor guanylyltransferase codes for MKMAGVVLAGGQSSRYGQPKMFELFAGLPLYKHSLIALQKNQLQPLIIATNASLQSKFVEEKVQWIIEKQPHQGPLFALHNIMTNFPDVEWFFVIASDMPFINAEFVQTMLTFIDDRYEAIVPKQASRLQPLAALYRRSALPKAQQLVQQNKRSMKVLLEQLQVCYVPFEEDSSTFININSQQDWLQTFERKSNNNE; via the coding sequence ATGAAAATGGCTGGTGTTGTCTTAGCTGGCGGTCAATCTTCTCGGTATGGTCAACCGAAAATGTTTGAATTATTTGCTGGTCTGCCGTTATATAAGCACAGTCTCATAGCCTTACAAAAAAATCAACTACAGCCTTTAATTATTGCTACTAATGCTAGCTTGCAATCTAAGTTTGTAGAAGAAAAAGTCCAATGGATCATTGAAAAACAACCTCACCAAGGACCTCTGTTTGCCCTGCATAATATAATGACGAATTTTCCAGATGTAGAGTGGTTTTTCGTAATAGCAAGTGATATGCCTTTTATTAATGCAGAATTTGTCCAAACTATGCTAACATTTATCGATGATCGTTATGAGGCTATTGTTCCTAAACAAGCTTCAAGATTACAACCTCTTGCTGCTTTATATCGACGTAGTGCTTTACCAAAAGCACAGCAATTAGTCCAACAAAACAAGAGAAGTATGAAAGTCTTGTTAGAGCAACTTCAAGTATGTTATGTTCCCTTTGAAGAGGACAGCTCCACATTTATCAATATCAATTCACAACAAGATTGGCTACAAACATTTGAAAGGAAATCTAATAATAATGAGTAA
- the fdhD gene encoding formate dehydrogenase accessory sulfurtransferase FdhD has product MERSVAREIIRVEGNQVKEIEDTVVTEYAVTVKINEQEFVTMVCTPEYVEDMVIGYLASERIIRNYEDIEDIWHQEKEGFVHVKTKRVNPYFQQIQNKRYITSCCGMSRQGFVFANDALVAKKMEGIHVRITTDDCFRLMRDMQDLAEIFKQTGGVHNAALCDANGVLLSRMDIGRHNALDKIYGYCLKNKISIQDKIIVFSGRISSEILLKVSKIGCEIVLSKSAPTELALQLAEQLGITTVGFIRQNTLNIYTHKERIHLPNESL; this is encoded by the coding sequence ATGGAACGATCAGTAGCAAGAGAAATAATACGTGTTGAAGGTAATCAAGTCAAAGAAATAGAAGATACTGTTGTCACAGAATACGCTGTCACAGTGAAGATTAATGAGCAAGAATTTGTGACAATGGTTTGCACGCCAGAGTATGTAGAAGATATGGTTATTGGCTATTTGGCTTCTGAACGAATTATTCGCAATTACGAAGATATTGAAGACATTTGGCACCAAGAAAAAGAAGGTTTTGTGCATGTTAAAACAAAGCGTGTGAATCCTTACTTTCAACAAATTCAAAATAAACGTTACATTACTTCTTGTTGTGGCATGAGTCGCCAAGGTTTTGTTTTTGCTAATGATGCATTAGTAGCTAAAAAAATGGAAGGCATTCATGTGCGCATTACAACAGATGATTGTTTTCGTTTAATGCGCGATATGCAAGATTTGGCTGAAATATTCAAACAAACTGGTGGTGTTCATAATGCAGCGCTATGTGATGCGAATGGTGTTTTATTAAGTAGAATGGATATTGGGCGCCATAATGCCTTAGATAAAATTTATGGTTATTGCCTAAAAAACAAAATTAGCATTCAGGACAAAATTATCGTATTTAGCGGAAGGATTTCATCTGAAATTTTACTTAAAGTATCGAAAATTGGCTGTGAAATTGTGCTGTCCAAATCCGCTCCAACAGAATTAGCATTGCAATTGGCAGAGCAACTCGGTATTACGACGGTAGGTTTTATTCGCCAGAATACACTTAATATTTATACACACAAAGAACGTATTCACTTGCCTAATGAATCACTCTAA
- a CDS encoding thiazole biosynthesis adenylyltransferase ThiF, giving the protein MHNRYSRQQLFSPIGEKGQQLLKQKHVLIIGVGALGSASAEALVRAGVGKLTIIDRDYVEWSNLQRQQLYTEQDALEKNPKVIAAKKRLQSINSEVDIQEYIIDASTEQLIPLLADVDIMVDATDNFDIRFMMNDLAQKYQIPWVYGSCVGSYGATYTIVPGKTPCLHCLLAAIPNTGMTCDTVGIISPTVQIVAAYQVAEVLKFLVGNAEALRKSYLTFDVWQNQHYEINVEKIRNHDCPSCGKNPTYPYLSYENQTKLNVLCGRDAIQIRPPKPIHYNFDQLATQLRPYGDIQQNPYLLSCQAEDYRLVVFQDGRVVIHGVQDIQKAKTIYYRLFG; this is encoded by the coding sequence ATGCATAATAGATATTCTAGACAACAATTATTCAGCCCAATCGGAGAAAAAGGGCAGCAACTACTAAAACAAAAACATGTCCTGATAATAGGTGTTGGTGCTTTAGGCAGTGCTAGCGCAGAGGCTCTTGTGAGGGCAGGCGTAGGAAAGTTGACGATTATTGATCGTGATTATGTGGAGTGGAGTAATTTACAAAGACAGCAACTATATACCGAACAAGATGCGCTAGAAAAAAATCCTAAAGTAATCGCTGCAAAAAAGCGATTACAAAGTATTAACTCAGAGGTAGACATCCAAGAATATATTATTGATGCAAGTACAGAGCAATTAATACCATTGCTTGCAGATGTAGATATTATGGTGGATGCAACGGACAACTTTGATATTCGCTTTATGATGAACGATCTTGCACAAAAATATCAAATTCCTTGGGTTTATGGTTCTTGTGTTGGTAGTTATGGTGCTACATATACGATTGTGCCAGGTAAAACACCTTGTTTACATTGTTTGTTAGCAGCGATACCCAATACAGGGATGACATGCGATACAGTAGGAATTATAAGTCCAACTGTTCAAATCGTAGCAGCTTATCAAGTAGCTGAAGTATTAAAATTTTTAGTAGGCAATGCAGAGGCATTACGTAAAAGTTATTTAACTTTCGATGTTTGGCAAAATCAACACTATGAAATAAACGTTGAAAAAATTCGTAATCATGATTGCCCATCCTGTGGCAAAAATCCGACCTATCCATACTTGTCATATGAAAATCAAACAAAATTAAATGTATTATGTGGTCGCGATGCTATTCAAATACGTCCACCTAAACCGATTCACTATAATTTTGATCAGCTCGCTACCCAGCTTCGTCCGTATGGTGATATTCAACAAAATCCCTATTTATTATCTTGCCAAGCAGAAGATTATCGACTAGTGGTTTTCCAAGATGGACGAGTTGTCATTCACGGTGTACAAGATATACAAAAAGCTAAAACCATTTATTATCGTTTATTCGGATAA
- a CDS encoding MogA/MoaB family molybdenum cofactor biosynthesis protein → MHPTHTQLPIRAAILTVSDTRTKADDRGGQRIQSLLQEASFELVDYQMSKDEPLEISKHVKKWCVDHTINTIIVTGGTGFTPRDQTYDAILPLFEKEMMGFGELFRTLSYEEIGPKAMFSRATAGSRDKTAIYVLPGSTNAVTLAMTKLILPTVQHFVGELNRV, encoded by the coding sequence TTGCACCCAACACATACTCAACTTCCCATACGAGCTGCCATTTTAACAGTGAGTGACACACGCACAAAGGCGGATGATCGGGGTGGTCAGCGTATTCAATCGTTACTTCAAGAAGCTTCATTTGAACTAGTAGATTATCAAATGTCAAAAGATGAACCACTTGAAATCTCAAAGCATGTAAAAAAATGGTGCGTTGATCATACCATCAATACGATTATCGTAACAGGTGGAACAGGCTTTACACCAAGAGACCAAACCTACGACGCCATTCTTCCTCTTTTCGAAAAAGAAATGATGGGATTTGGTGAATTATTTCGAACACTAAGCTATGAAGAAATCGGCCCAAAAGCCATGTTTAGTCGTGCCACAGCAGGTAGTCGCGATAAAACGGCTATCTATGTGTTGCCAGGTTCCACCAATGCCGTGACACTTGCCATGACAAAACTGATTCTTCCTACTGTTCAACATTTTGTTGGTGAGTTGAATCGCGTATGA